The proteins below come from a single Anaerolineales bacterium genomic window:
- a CDS encoding type IIA DNA topoisomerase subunit B, producing MATPQHQQTGRDIQALEGLEAVRKRPGMYIGGTDVHALHHIVYEVVDNAIDEAMAGRCDFIEVVIHPDSSVTVTDNGGGIPVENHWQKGIPTLELVLTTLHAGGKFGSGAYSVSGGLHGVGVKAVNAVSAWCVAEVMRDGHLWRQTYERGIKTSEVEAIREMGEGEGTGTRITFYPDDQIFTGVRQEFDLNFKTLADRFREMAYVVRGVTISLIDERETPLPRETTFYFEGGLSAFVCYLNRNRDAIHEVVSGSGQSTFNMIIEGQTREAQMEVEFAFQYTDGTNSTELTFANTINTPDGGTHQTGLRTALTRAINNYARKSAFLKEKDANFTGRHTLDGLTAIVSVRHPNPQFESQTKVKLMNPEVNPAVAQVVSEAFNEWLENNPKEGKKIVDKCLTTMRIQDALDKQRELLLGERKSFLANTTLPGKLADCSDRGENTEIYIVEGDSAGGSAKQGRDRHFQAILPLRGKILNTERATLNKILDSDSIKMLIAALGTGIRDDFNLDKMRYGKLIIMTDADVDGSHIRTLLLTFFFRYMQPMITAGRLYIAQPPIFRLEYKKNATYVYPEGGVKEDALLQRLLKGYPEPDKVGVQRYKGLGEMNADQLWETTMNPEKRTLLQVTFDDAAAADHTFDMLMGPEVPPRKKFIMTHSKEATLDI from the coding sequence GTGGCAACCCCGCAACATCAGCAAACCGGACGTGATATTCAGGCACTTGAAGGGTTGGAGGCAGTCCGCAAGCGCCCCGGCATGTATATCGGTGGCACAGATGTTCACGCCTTACACCACATTGTTTACGAGGTGGTTGATAACGCCATCGATGAAGCAATGGCAGGGCGTTGTGATTTCATCGAAGTCGTCATTCACCCTGATAGCTCTGTCACAGTCACCGATAACGGCGGCGGTATTCCGGTGGAAAATCACTGGCAAAAGGGCATTCCTACTCTCGAATTAGTCTTGACCACGCTCCATGCTGGCGGAAAGTTTGGTAGCGGGGCATATTCCGTCTCTGGCGGGCTGCATGGTGTTGGGGTGAAAGCAGTGAATGCTGTCTCCGCATGGTGCGTTGCCGAAGTCATGCGTGATGGGCATCTCTGGCGGCAGACTTATGAACGCGGGATCAAAACCAGCGAGGTGGAAGCCATCCGAGAGATGGGCGAAGGCGAAGGAACGGGCACGCGAATCACCTTCTACCCCGACGATCAAATTTTCACCGGCGTTCGCCAAGAGTTTGATCTCAACTTCAAGACGCTGGCAGATCGTTTCCGCGAAATGGCCTATGTGGTGCGGGGGGTGACGATCAGCTTGATCGATGAACGCGAAACACCCCTCCCCCGCGAAACGACTTTTTACTTTGAGGGCGGTTTGAGCGCCTTTGTGTGTTACCTCAATCGCAACCGCGATGCCATTCATGAGGTTGTCAGCGGAAGCGGGCAAAGCACCTTTAATATGATCATTGAGGGGCAAACCCGCGAGGCACAGATGGAGGTGGAGTTTGCCTTTCAATATACGGATGGCACAAATAGCACCGAACTCACCTTTGCCAACACGATCAACACCCCCGATGGAGGGACGCACCAAACTGGCTTGCGCACGGCACTGACGCGGGCAATCAACAACTATGCTCGCAAATCTGCTTTCCTGAAGGAAAAAGATGCCAACTTCACCGGACGCCATACGCTTGACGGTTTAACCGCCATTGTCAGTGTTCGTCACCCAAACCCCCAGTTTGAATCGCAAACGAAGGTGAAGTTGATGAACCCCGAAGTGAATCCGGCGGTGGCGCAGGTCGTCAGCGAGGCGTTCAACGAATGGTTGGAAAACAACCCCAAAGAGGGCAAGAAAATCGTTGACAAGTGCCTGACGACGATGCGTATTCAGGACGCCCTCGATAAACAGCGGGAACTTCTTTTGGGCGAACGTAAGAGCTTCCTTGCCAATACAACACTCCCCGGCAAATTGGCAGATTGCAGTGATCGCGGTGAAAACACCGAAATTTACATCGTTGAGGGCGATAGCGCCGGCGGAAGCGCCAAACAAGGACGGGATCGGCACTTCCAGGCTATTCTCCCGCTGCGGGGGAAAATCCTGAACACTGAACGCGCCACGCTGAACAAAATTCTGGACAGCGACTCGATCAAAATGCTGATCGCCGCTTTAGGGACGGGCATCCGCGACGACTTCAATCTGGACAAGATGCGCTACGGTAAACTCATAATTATGACCGACGCGGATGTCGATGGGAGCCACATCCGAACGCTGCTGCTAACATTCTTCTTTCGCTACATGCAGCCGATGATCACCGCTGGACGGCTCTATATCGCTCAACCGCCGATTTTCCGCTTGGAATACAAGAAGAACGCCACCTATGTCTATCCCGAAGGTGGCGTTAAGGAAGATGCCCTTTTGCAACGGCTGCTGAAAGGCTACCCTGAACCGGACAAAGTGGGGGTTCAGAGGTACAAAGGGTTGGGAGAAATGAACGCTGACCAGCTTTGGGAAACAACGATGAATCCCGAAAAACGGACACTTCTCCAAGTAACCTTTGATGATGCCGCCGCCGCCGATCACACTTTTGATATGCTCATGGGTCCCGAAGTGCCGCCGCGCAAGAAGTTCATCATGACTCACTCGAAAGAGGCAACGCTCGATATTTAG
- the grpE gene encoding nucleotide exchange factor GrpE, protein MMMRGTAISGSSPALKWIEALMPVVDGIEKAIESGTVQLTTLADPTAHDILSGWLEGQRVLLRRLLDLFEREGVRPIPAVGQPFDPRRHRAVEAADEPGMPAGVVVAERRRGYQTASRILRFAEVVVSR, encoded by the coding sequence ATGATGATGCGAGGGACGGCAATCAGCGGGAGCAGCCCCGCCTTGAAGTGGATCGAGGCACTCATGCCCGTTGTCGATGGGATTGAAAAAGCAATCGAGAGCGGAACGGTGCAACTTACAACCCTTGCTGACCCAACCGCTCACGATATTCTAAGTGGTTGGTTAGAGGGGCAGCGCGTCCTGCTGCGGCGGCTTCTCGACCTTTTTGAACGGGAGGGCGTTCGCCCCATTCCAGCGGTGGGGCAGCCCTTTGATCCACGCCGCCACCGCGCCGTAGAAGCCGCCGACGAACCGGGGATGCCGGCGGGTGTTGTTGTTGCTGAACGACGACGGGGTTACCAAACAGCAAGCCGTATTCTCCGCTTTGCCGAGGTTGTTGTCTCCCGCTGA
- a CDS encoding DnaJ domain-containing protein, translating to MAETPYTILGVTPDATAAAIKNAYFALVKEHPPERDPEGFRRIRAAYDALRTPDARADTDRQIVHPPPPYIPPRRLPPPDLTFHPEDLFFEARRHSDLNRTEFRDDFRPLPGMIKESV from the coding sequence ATGGCAGAAACACCGTATACCATCTTAGGGGTTACGCCCGATGCCACCGCTGCGGCGATCAAGAATGCCTATTTCGCCTTGGTGAAAGAGCATCCCCCTGAACGTGATCCAGAGGGTTTTCGCCGCATCCGCGCCGCCTATGATGCCCTTCGCACGCCCGATGCCCGCGCCGATACAGATCGGCAGATCGTACACCCGCCGCCGCCGTATATCCCCCCACGCCGCCTTCCGCCGCCCGATCTGACCTTTCACCCTGAGGATCTATTTTTTGAGGCGCGGCGTCACAGTGACCTGAACCGAACAGAGTTTCGGGACGATTTTCGCCCCTTGCCCGGTATGATTAAGGAGTCCGTATGA
- a CDS encoding tetratricopeptide repeat protein — protein sequence MAKKKTRPENPPRPLLRLTDRERGVAAFERGDYEGAIQAWSAQARREPPDEALRRALAEAHFRRACSNLRAESALNDIQTANTYYPGDPLYLYHLGLAHHRGGQLKAAISAYRESIGLDPRHYARTAAMLCLAVAETGGDPAREDTWELLTPEQQNRLKPKLPALKNAIKALSNGDFDAAEPHLHSALNHAIAFCQFYLALIAYRRGQKRETLARLLAAKANGLNTPALRLNLLRALTERALDHVENADVLPDAVRQALKIAPESPILLKLKQRADFLAGNAAAETGDWNAALRHWVAAKRAGAAPRDLIANIALAHERLDQWAEAAEAWREFVRRRPRRGEQAWTPGHIARLWRHIDALYARDGQFGRAAASLRYAVKAQPDDLALKIALIGRYLEQQNARSASQAALRVLEIAPKNAEALMLYAQACEMEGDLDQSLDAWERVDRTTNAPYAALARNRLAILYAARADLHRADEDSRAAANDYTKALEFTPDDALLYARRGAALAGIEPKAARADFERLDLTNDDLARLIIEAWHAVGDHAEARRWLKRRENHAPLPPEALVDVGIAILGKGAAGAEYFTAALAGGSDGQRPILLTRIAAAYYAQGESSAAYDHARRALKEDATYGVAHLHLGMWDAAKGRRAAALDHLEKAAAWARTIRRRDIQLGIDEAINLLNERYTPTLEDVLDSIDPDGTDGEMRRLLGWVG from the coding sequence ATGGCAAAGAAAAAGACCCGCCCCGAAAATCCACCTCGTCCTCTGCTGCGCCTAACAGACCGTGAGCGAGGCGTCGCCGCCTTTGAGCGGGGCGATTACGAGGGTGCTATTCAAGCATGGTCGGCACAGGCACGGCGTGAACCACCCGACGAGGCACTTCGGCGAGCGCTGGCAGAAGCACATTTTCGGCGGGCGTGCTCAAATCTTCGCGCCGAGTCCGCCCTCAATGATATACAGACGGCAAACACCTATTATCCGGGCGATCCGCTTTACCTTTACCATTTGGGCTTGGCACACCACCGAGGCGGGCAGTTGAAAGCAGCCATTTCCGCCTACCGTGAGAGCATCGGTCTTGATCCTCGTCATTACGCCCGCACCGCCGCCATGCTTTGCCTTGCTGTTGCTGAAACAGGCGGCGATCCCGCCCGTGAGGATACATGGGAACTGCTCACCCCAGAGCAGCAGAATCGCCTGAAGCCCAAACTGCCCGCCTTGAAAAACGCGATCAAGGCACTCTCCAATGGCGATTTTGATGCGGCTGAACCGCATCTGCATAGCGCCTTAAACCATGCCATTGCCTTTTGCCAATTCTACTTGGCACTCATCGCCTATCGTCGGGGGCAAAAGCGCGAGACTCTGGCCCGTCTTTTGGCGGCAAAGGCAAACGGCTTGAACACGCCCGCTCTCCGCTTGAACCTCCTTCGCGCCCTTACTGAACGGGCGCTTGATCATGTGGAGAACGCTGATGTGCTGCCTGATGCCGTGCGTCAAGCGCTCAAAATTGCCCCAGAGTCGCCCATCCTCTTGAAATTGAAACAACGCGCCGACTTTTTAGCGGGCAATGCTGCTGCCGAAACGGGCGATTGGAACGCGGCACTCCGTCACTGGGTAGCGGCAAAACGGGCTGGCGCAGCCCCCCGCGACCTAATCGCCAATATTGCCCTTGCCCATGAACGGCTGGATCAATGGGCAGAGGCAGCCGAGGCGTGGCGCGAATTCGTCCGCCGCCGTCCGCGTCGCGGCGAACAGGCCTGGACACCCGGACATATCGCCCGTCTGTGGCGGCATATTGACGCGCTCTACGCCCGTGATGGACAGTTCGGACGGGCAGCCGCCTCCTTACGGTATGCAGTCAAAGCACAGCCTGATGATCTCGCCCTAAAAATTGCCCTCATCGGGCGCTACCTTGAACAGCAAAATGCGCGTTCGGCAAGCCAAGCTGCCCTGCGCGTCCTAGAGATCGCCCCCAAAAACGCTGAGGCGCTCATGCTTTACGCCCAAGCCTGCGAGATGGAAGGTGACTTGGATCAGAGCCTTGATGCCTGGGAGCGTGTCGATAGGACGACGAACGCGCCTTACGCAGCGTTGGCGCGGAATCGCTTGGCGATCCTCTACGCTGCCCGTGCCGACCTCCACCGTGCCGATGAGGACTCTCGCGCCGCCGCCAACGATTACACAAAGGCGCTTGAATTCACACCCGATGATGCCCTGCTCTATGCTCGGCGGGGCGCGGCGTTGGCGGGCATTGAACCAAAGGCAGCACGGGCAGATTTTGAACGGCTCGACCTGACGAACGATGATCTAGCGCGGCTCATTATTGAAGCATGGCACGCCGTAGGCGATCACGCTGAGGCGCGGCGCTGGTTGAAACGGCGCGAAAACCATGCGCCCTTGCCGCCGGAAGCCCTTGTCGATGTGGGCATTGCCATCTTAGGGAAAGGCGCTGCAGGGGCAGAGTACTTTACTGCTGCGTTAGCGGGGGGCAGCGATGGACAGCGCCCCATCTTATTGACACGCATCGCCGCCGCCTACTATGCCCAGGGTGAATCAAGCGCTGCTTACGATCACGCCCGCCGCGCCCTGAAAGAGGATGCCACCTATGGCGTCGCCCATCTCCATTTGGGGATGTGGGATGCGGCGAAGGGACGCCGTGCCGCCGCCCTTGATCACCTTGAAAAGGCGGCAGCATGGGCGCGAACTATTCGGCGGCGTGACATTCAGCTTGGCATTGACGAGGCGATCAATCTCCTCAATGAACGGTACACACCCACGCTGGAGGACGTTTTGGATTCGATAGACCCCGATGGCACAGATGGCGAAATGCGCCGCTTGTTGGGATGGGTAGGCTGA
- a CDS encoding tetratricopeptide repeat protein, with translation MRRPLSVIFFMAAFILGVGLMFLPPTMFTIAQSPPTLTATPDVPDSDLRREIEFLSQKAEQNITIANSLLTLVQSAADTIGLVITLVGGLVALGGFVLGALGVRTLLNFNNVRRQFEASQMAFDDTRQSFEAVKHEFEATNLQFQVTKNQFESEIALARQELDRAKAESVRISERGENAIYALTMLHIGKEQMEKNNLDAALNTLTEAFHFDSNNRAINYFLGELHTQLNRFDEAAKYLITAGAEESPDAEASFPAAKAAYAFIWRKKGDGEADPARRKDFYDRAERYYLEALRRNPKLLDIHGEAVYASLGGLYKQQNRLEDAVECYEKAITVRPKDSSYPFNNLGILYTQLKNYVRATEVFQKARDIALDKVDDRPQDFWARFDLVTACAMLDDRDGVQQHIREAYKYVLLPDPLRTFLRGITTLHEAKPTDLLAWLMQNVTAEIETRERAAKL, from the coding sequence ATGCGACGCCCGCTCTCTGTAATTTTTTTTATGGCAGCCTTTATCCTCGGTGTTGGGTTGATGTTTTTGCCTCCCACAATGTTCACGATTGCTCAAAGCCCCCCGACACTCACGGCAACTCCTGATGTGCCTGACTCCGATTTGCGGCGGGAGATTGAATTCCTAAGCCAAAAGGCGGAACAAAACATCACCATTGCTAATTCACTGCTGACACTTGTCCAGTCCGCCGCCGATACGATTGGGTTGGTGATCACGCTGGTTGGGGGGTTGGTTGCCCTGGGTGGTTTTGTCCTCGGCGCGTTGGGGGTGCGCACACTTCTGAATTTTAATAATGTCCGTCGCCAGTTTGAAGCATCTCAAATGGCATTTGACGACACCCGGCAGAGTTTTGAGGCGGTGAAACATGAATTCGAGGCGACGAATTTACAGTTTCAAGTGACCAAAAACCAATTTGAGAGCGAGATTGCCCTTGCGCGGCAAGAACTTGACCGAGCGAAGGCGGAATCGGTGCGGATTAGCGAACGCGGCGAAAACGCAATTTATGCCCTGACGATGCTTCATATTGGCAAGGAGCAAATGGAGAAAAACAACCTTGATGCGGCGCTGAATACGCTCACCGAGGCGTTCCATTTTGACTCCAACAACCGTGCCATCAATTACTTCTTGGGTGAACTGCATACCCAATTAAACCGGTTTGATGAGGCTGCCAAATACCTGATCACGGCTGGCGCAGAGGAATCCCCTGATGCAGAGGCATCCTTCCCCGCCGCCAAAGCTGCCTATGCGTTCATTTGGCGCAAGAAGGGGGATGGCGAAGCCGATCCCGCCCGCCGCAAAGATTTCTATGACCGTGCCGAGCGCTACTACTTAGAGGCACTGCGCCGCAACCCGAAACTGCTGGATATTCACGGGGAGGCGGTTTATGCCTCACTGGGGGGGCTTTACAAACAGCAGAACCGCCTTGAGGATGCTGTTGAATGTTATGAGAAGGCAATCACCGTGCGCCCGAAGGATTCCTCGTACCCATTCAATAATTTAGGGATTCTCTATACCCAGTTGAAAAATTACGTCCGTGCCACAGAGGTGTTTCAAAAGGCGCGGGACATTGCGCTTGACAAGGTGGATGATCGCCCTCAAGACTTTTGGGCGCGGTTTGATCTGGTCACGGCGTGCGCCATGCTCGATGATCGGGATGGCGTTCAACAGCACATTCGTGAGGCGTATAAATACGTTCTGCTGCCAGACCCGCTGCGCACCTTTTTGCGAGGGATTACGACACTCCATGAGGCAAAACCAACCGACTTATTGGCATGGCTGATGCAGAACGTGACGGCGGAAATCGAAACCCGCGAACGAGCAGCGAAGCTGTGA